The genomic DNA CAACTGGCGCATAGGATCGCGGTATGACCAGCACGGGTACCGCAGGGTGGCTTGACGATCGTGAGCAGCGTGTCTGGGAGGTCTTCTTCACGATGCAGGATCAGTTCTGGCGGCAGATGAGCCGGCAACTGCGCCAGGAGACGGGGCTTTCCGAGGTCGACTTCGTGGTCCTGACCGTGCTGATCGAGGCACCGGAAGGGCGCCTGCGGGCCTTCGAGCTGAGCGCGGTCGCGCAGATGGAGAAGAGCCGGCTGCACCACCACCTCAACCGGATGGTCGAGCGCGGGCTGCTGACCCGGGAGACCTGT from Streptosporangium sp. NBC_01756 includes the following:
- a CDS encoding MarR family winged helix-turn-helix transcriptional regulator, with amino-acid sequence MTSTGTAGWLDDREQRVWEVFFTMQDQFWRQMSRQLRQETGLSEVDFVVLTVLIEAPEGRLRAFELSAVAQMEKSRLHHHLNRMVERGLLTRETCADAPRGAMFTVAEAGRTAFADAAPVRAAHVRHWLIDRLSGDQLAALEEISEVVLAHLRSGEPAPTWDGDCS